A stretch of DNA from Thermithiobacillus plumbiphilus:
AATATCTATTCGATGATTGGCCTGGTGCTGCTGGTGGGGCTGGTGGCCAAGAACTCGATCCTGCTGGTGGATCTCACCAATCAGTACCGCGCCGAGGGCATGGACATCGACACCGCGTTGCGCGAGGCGAGCCCGATCCGTTTGCGGCCGATCCTGATGACCTCGCTGACCATTATCCTGGCGTTGTTGCCGGCGGCCATTGGTCTGGGTGCCGGCGCGGATACCAATGGGCCGCTGGCGGTGGCGGTGATCGGCGGCATGATCACTTCGACCCTGTTGACCCTGGTGGTGGTGCCTGCGGTTTACTCGCTGGTGGAGCACGGCAAGGGCCGCTTCGAGGACTACTGGCAGCGCCGGCATCCGAAACGGGTCGAGGAGTAGGCGAGGAGTAGACCACTCACGAAAAAGGCCCGGCAATGCCGGGCCTTGTCGTTGCGAGGAAGCCTAGAAGCGCTTCAGCACCTCACCGCGCTTGGCGGCCTGGAAGCGCTGTTCCACCACGTCCCAGTTGACGTTTTTCATGAAGGCCTCGATATAGGCCGGACGACCCAGGGCATTCTGGTCGCGCATGTAGGCGTGTTCCCAGACATCCATGATGACCAGCGGCTGGAAGCTGGCGACGTTGCCGTCTTCATGCAGTTGCACGAAGTTGTTGGTGATCTGTCCGGTCAGAGGGTCGAAATAGGCAATGGCCCAGCCGATGCCGCGGGTCTTTCCGGTATTGGCGAAGTCTTCCTTCCAGGCATCGAAGCTGCCGAACTGCTCGCTGACGGCCTGATGAAAGCCGCTGCTGGTATCACAGCTGACGCCGGCTTTCAGGTTCTGGAAGTAGAACTCGTGCAGGACCATGCCGTTGTATTCGAAGCCATAGCGCCGACGACGGTCAGCGAAGCCCATGCCACCGCCCTGGCCGTTGGCGCGCAGGTCAGCCAGTTCCTTGCGCAGGGCATTGCTCTGGGCCACATAGCCCTTGTAAAGGCCCCAATGTTCCTCGATCTGCTCATCGGAGATACCGTCCAGACCACTGGGCTTCAGTTCTTCTCGTACGGGATATTCAAACATGCTGACCTCCGGGGGGGTGAATAGCCGATAAAAAATGCTTGGGTATTATAGGAGTCCCCCTTTCGGCTGGCAACGCGAAAGAAGTACTGTACCCTCATTTTGAGCAGTGTAGAATGGCGTTCTCGCTGAGAAAGGCTTATCGGCAAACGCAAGGAGGAGGCATACATGCAGGAACGCGCGAATGAAGTGACCTTGCAGGGCACGCCCATCACTCTGCTCGGCCCCGCGCTGCAGGTGGGAGATGTGGCCCCGGTGTTCACGGCCCGCAGTGGGCTGGAGGACATCAGCAGTGATCGCTGGGCCGGCCGCCCGCGCCTGATTTCCTCGGTGCCCTCGCTCGATACCCCGGTATGTGCCAAACAGGCCGCCCGCTTCAATGAAGCGGTCAGCGATCTCGATGTGGCGGTGATCGTCATTTCCCAGGACCTGCCCTTTGCACAGACCCGCTTTCGCGAGGTCAATGGCATGCGGAACGTGACCTTTCTCTCTGATTACAAAGATAATGACTTCGGGTATAAATATGGCGTATATATCAAGGAACACGGCCTGGATCACCGCGCCGTTTTCGTGATCGATGCAGGGGATCGCATCAGCTACGTCGAGTATGTGCCGGAGCTGACCCAGCATCCGAATTACGCGGCTGCTCTCGATGCGGTGAAAAAGCTGCTGTAGTTGCGTTACACTGTCCGGGAACACGGTCCCCGCCGGGGGCCGTTTTTTATTTTTGTGGCGAACACAGAGTCTGACTTATGACGACCGATCACCTGATGCATACCTATGCCCGGCTGCCGGTGGCCTTTGTGCGCGGCGAAGGTGCCTGGCTCTGGGACGAGGCGGGCAGGCGCTATCTCGATGCCCTGTCCGGCATTGCCGTCTGTGGGCTGGGGCACGCGCATCCGGCCGTGGCCGAGGCCATTTCCAGGCAGGCGCATACCCTGCTGCATACCTCCAACCTCTACCAGATGCCCTTGCAGGCTGGGGTCGCGGACAAGCTGGCGCGCCTGTCGGGGCTGGATCAGGTGTTCTTCTGCAATAGCGGCGCCGAGACCAACGAAGCGGCCATCAAGCTGGCGCGCTTGTATGGTCATGAGGTCCGGCAGCTGGCCGAACCGA
This window harbors:
- a CDS encoding superoxide dismutase → MFEYPVREELKPSGLDGISDEQIEEHWGLYKGYVAQSNALRKELADLRANGQGGGMGFADRRRRYGFEYNGMVLHEFYFQNLKAGVSCDTSSGFHQAVSEQFGSFDAWKEDFANTGKTRGIGWAIAYFDPLTGQITNNFVQLHEDGNVASFQPLVIMDVWEHAYMRDQNALGRPAYIEAFMKNVNWDVVEQRFQAAKRGEVLKRF
- the tpx gene encoding thiol peroxidase; amino-acid sequence: MQERANEVTLQGTPITLLGPALQVGDVAPVFTARSGLEDISSDRWAGRPRLISSVPSLDTPVCAKQAARFNEAVSDLDVAVIVISQDLPFAQTRFREVNGMRNVTFLSDYKDNDFGYKYGVYIKEHGLDHRAVFVIDAGDRISYVEYVPELTQHPNYAAALDAVKKLL